Proteins encoded in a region of the Bacillus sp. T3 genome:
- a CDS encoding YtzC family protein, with protein sequence MATRQSMDEFIHKCEEVIKYAEDQKTIASKQNHYHDDNFTDALQKLEGTYNELADMARSANGQQRDQLHRMRLQLQQVQNSMILHDHFGE encoded by the coding sequence ATGGCTACTCGTCAATCCATGGATGAATTTATTCATAAATGTGAAGAGGTCATCAAGTACGCTGAAGACCAAAAAACAATAGCCAGTAAACAGAACCATTATCACGATGACAACTTCACAGATGCTTTGCAAAAGTTAGAGGGCACATATAATGAGCTTGCAGATATGGCAAGAAGTGCAAATGGTCAGCAGCGTGACCAGCTTCATCGCATGCGCCTTCAACTTCAGCAAGTTCAAAATTCAATGATTCTACATGACCAT